One window of Dehalobacterium formicoaceticum genomic DNA carries:
- the frr gene encoding ribosome recycling factor: protein MIRETIQEAEERMSKTVEVLKKDFASLRAGRATPALLDKVQVDYYGTMTPVNQMANVSVPEARLLLIQPWDKSTIPAIEKAILKSDLGLTPSSDGNVIRIGIPQLTEERRKDLVKSVKKKAEEARVAVRNVRRDTNDMIKDLEKEHEISEDESKRGLEEIQKTTDKFIKKVDEVMNTKEQEIMEV from the coding sequence ATGATTCGTGAGACCATTCAAGAAGCGGAAGAAAGAATGAGCAAGACAGTTGAAGTATTAAAAAAAGATTTCGCCTCATTGCGGGCCGGGAGGGCCACGCCAGCTCTTTTGGACAAAGTGCAGGTAGATTATTACGGTACAATGACCCCGGTGAATCAAATGGCCAATGTGAGTGTTCCGGAAGCCCGGCTGCTTCTGATTCAGCCTTGGGATAAGTCTACCATTCCTGCCATTGAAAAGGCCATTCTCAAATCGGATTTAGGGTTGACACCCAGCAGTGACGGCAATGTGATTCGCATCGGCATCCCTCAATTAACAGAGGAACGGCGTAAAGACCTGGTCAAAAGCGTGAAAAAGAAAGCAGAAGAAGCCCGGGTGGCAGTGCGCAATGTACGCCGGGATACCAACGATATGATCAAAGACTTGGAAAAAGAACATGAAATTTCCGAGGATGAGAGCAAAAGAGGGTTGGAAGAAATTCAGAAAACCACTGATAAATTCATTAAAAAAGTGGATGAAGTAATGAATACCAAAGAACAAGAAATTATGGAAGTATAA
- a CDS encoding PASTA domain-containing protein produces MTKIQLSVPDVLGLYLDQAEKILQEQGFVVTEKTLTISSKGGCPEGRCRVVRQRSSGQNVKLAYVYEKWVCKGKEV; encoded by the coding sequence ATGACCAAGATTCAACTTTCTGTACCGGACGTTTTAGGACTTTACCTTGATCAAGCAGAAAAGATCCTTCAGGAGCAGGGTTTTGTGGTAACGGAAAAAACACTTACCATAAGCTCAAAAGGAGGCTGTCCTGAAGGACGCTGCCGGGTAGTGCGCCAAAGGTCTTCCGGTCAGAATGTAAAATTAGCTTATGTTTATGAAAAATGGGTGTGTAAAGGAAAGGAGGTGTAA
- a CDS encoding DUF362 domain-containing protein, which produces MYKITDECVACGTCISECPHDAIKEGDIYVIDQELCQECGACVDACPTEAIIEE; this is translated from the coding sequence ATGTACAAAATTACAGATGAATGTGTTGCCTGCGGCACATGTATCAGTGAATGTCCCCACGATGCCATTAAAGAAGGTGACATTTACGTAATCGATCAGGAACTTTGCCAGGAGTGTGGTGCTTGCGTAGATGCATGTCCCACAGAAGCAATTATTGAAGAATAA
- a CDS encoding isoprenyl transferase: MGRFWTLFFGKFKGHKEEGDLLAQIDRTKIPQHVAIIMDGNGRWAKKRGLLRTVGHRYGVEALRQVIEAAVELKLPVMSVYAFSTENWKRPKDEVSVLMNLIVEYLQKEIKELHRQQVKIRPIGFIEDLPPAAQRELNHAQNVTAGNTGLQLNVALNYGGRLEIVHAARTLGAKIASGELKSEAVTEELFASFLFTAGQPDPDLLIRPSGEFRISNFLLWQLAYAEFYFSDINWPDFGKEEFYRAILDFQTRERRYGGI, from the coding sequence ATGGGGAGGTTTTGGACTTTGTTTTTTGGTAAGTTCAAGGGGCATAAAGAAGAGGGGGACCTTCTTGCTCAAATAGATCGGACTAAAATACCCCAACATGTGGCAATAATTATGGATGGAAATGGACGCTGGGCCAAAAAGAGGGGTCTGCTCCGCACCGTAGGACACCGCTATGGAGTAGAAGCATTGCGCCAGGTAATTGAAGCTGCGGTAGAGCTGAAACTCCCGGTGATGAGTGTCTACGCTTTTTCTACGGAAAATTGGAAGCGGCCAAAGGATGAGGTCTCCGTCCTGATGAACTTGATTGTGGAGTATTTGCAAAAGGAGATCAAAGAGCTGCACCGGCAGCAAGTGAAAATCCGTCCCATTGGTTTTATTGAGGATCTGCCCCCCGCCGCCCAAAGAGAGTTAAACCATGCGCAAAACGTAACCGCAGGGAATACGGGACTCCAGCTGAACGTGGCCTTGAATTATGGGGGACGATTGGAAATTGTCCATGCCGCCCGCACCTTGGGGGCTAAGATTGCCTCCGGGGAACTGAAAAGTGAAGCGGTGACCGAGGAGCTTTTTGCCTCCTTTCTTTTTACAGCGGGACAGCCGGATCCGGATCTTTTGATTCGTCCTTCCGGAGAATTTCGCATCAGTAACTTTCTTCTTTGGCAGCTGGCTTATGCCGAATTTTATTTTTCCGATATTAATTGGCCGGATTTTGGCAAGGAGGAATTTTATCGTGCCATCCTTGATTTTCAAACCCGGGAGCGCCGTTATGGAGGTATCTGA
- a CDS encoding phosphatidate cytidylyltransferase, with translation MLWQRILSSVLGIPLVLWVSYQGGLIFRIGVAGIILIGLYEYGTMMRSKGYQVPFISLFAGGLLVLMGAMGVYFLPGGIFFPILLIFIFTVIFKGGNYESSALSLTGLFLFAWTIAHLILIRETFPSGYKYIFLAFVITWTTDTGAYIFGRLLGRHKLAPRISPNKTIEGALGGMLLCLVLVYALKGFFPQITLNLFMALGGIASLLGQMGDLMESAVKRWAGVKDSGNIIPGHGGVLDRFDSLTLVAPLMYYFLKPLIG, from the coding sequence TTGCTGTGGCAAAGAATTTTGAGCTCAGTTTTAGGTATTCCCCTGGTGCTGTGGGTTTCTTATCAGGGAGGACTGATTTTTCGTATTGGTGTGGCAGGAATCATTTTAATCGGACTTTATGAATATGGTACCATGATGAGAAGCAAAGGTTATCAAGTGCCGTTCATCTCCCTTTTTGCCGGCGGTTTGCTGGTGCTTATGGGGGCAATGGGTGTCTATTTTTTACCTGGAGGAATCTTTTTTCCGATCTTGCTTATTTTTATCTTCACTGTGATTTTCAAGGGTGGAAATTATGAATCCAGTGCCCTTTCCCTTACAGGTTTGTTTTTATTTGCCTGGACCATAGCTCATTTAATCTTAATTCGAGAAACCTTCCCTTCGGGATATAAATACATATTTTTAGCATTCGTGATCACCTGGACCACGGACACCGGAGCTTACATCTTCGGCCGTTTATTGGGCCGCCATAAGCTTGCTCCCCGCATCAGTCCCAATAAAACCATCGAAGGTGCTCTGGGAGGAATGCTCCTCTGTTTGGTACTGGTCTATGCCTTAAAAGGATTTTTTCCCCAGATCACCCTTAATTTGTTCATGGCTTTGGGCGGAATAGCTTCTCTCCTGGGTCAAATGGGGGACCTGATGGAATCCGCCGTGAAACGCTGGGCAGGGGTGAAGGATTCCGGCAATATCATCCCCGGTCACGGAGGGGTCTTAGATCGTTTTGACAGCTTGACATTAGTGGCGCCTCTGATGTACTATTTTTTAAAACCATTGATAGGATGA
- the ytvI gene encoding sporulation integral membrane protein YtvI has protein sequence MERFIKAGTLALVAISLYLLYYHIFPAAGAIIGYVLPALAPFIFALVVAVLIDPLVSWMTKRLKVPRGLAVLAMLLAFFALVSGILMLLISKLITELHRFSQNLPELNQLFTNLFNDFLYYYNNMDLSPEVMSQIQQGLSNATQTLTSFVYSAINGIVGFAAALPSFLIMLVITIIATFFISRDKLMVEKFFLSILPKKWQGSVESVYLDMTSSLVRYLGAIVVLVSITALISIIGLSILGVDYAFSMGVLIGFVDILPVLGPGLVFVTWIILSLIMGNFKFAFSLLILYIIITVNRQIMEPKLVATTINVHPLSTLAAIFIGLKLLGPWGVILGPITLVAGKSISKLRKK, from the coding sequence ATGGAACGATTTATCAAGGCAGGTACCCTGGCCCTGGTGGCCATTTCCCTTTACCTGCTTTATTATCATATCTTTCCCGCTGCAGGAGCGATTATAGGATACGTGCTACCGGCATTAGCTCCTTTTATTTTTGCTTTGGTGGTGGCGGTGCTCATTGATCCTCTGGTCAGCTGGATGACGAAACGATTAAAAGTTCCCCGGGGCCTTGCAGTGCTGGCCATGCTATTGGCTTTTTTTGCCCTTGTTTCCGGTATCCTGATGCTCCTGATCTCAAAATTGATCACAGAGCTTCATCGCTTCTCGCAAAATTTACCGGAACTGAATCAACTCTTTACCAATCTGTTCAATGATTTTCTGTATTATTACAATAATATGGATCTGTCGCCGGAAGTGATGAGCCAAATTCAGCAAGGTCTTTCCAATGCCACCCAGACCTTAACATCTTTCGTCTATTCCGCTATCAATGGGATTGTCGGTTTCGCGGCAGCTTTGCCCAGTTTTCTGATCATGTTGGTGATTACCATCATTGCCACCTTTTTCATTTCCCGGGATAAGCTAATGGTAGAAAAATTCTTTTTGAGCATCCTGCCCAAAAAATGGCAGGGATCTGTGGAAAGTGTTTATCTGGATATGACCTCTTCCTTAGTGCGTTATTTGGGCGCCATTGTTGTCCTGGTAAGCATCACCGCTCTTATTTCCATTATCGGCTTATCCATTTTAGGGGTGGATTATGCTTTTTCCATGGGGGTCTTAATTGGATTTGTGGACATTCTCCCCGTACTTGGTCCGGGATTGGTCTTTGTCACCTGGATTATTCTTTCCTTAATCATGGGGAATTTTAAATTTGCCTTCAGTCTGTTAATACTTTATATCATTATTACCGTGAATAGACAGATTATGGAACCTAAGCTGGTGGCTACCACCATTAATGTTCATCCCTTGTCCACCCTGGCCGCTATTTTCATCGGTTTGAAGCTTTTAGGTCCCTGGGGTGTGATCTTGGGACCAATCACCCTGGTAGCAGGAAAATCTATTAGCAAATTAAGGAAAAAATAA
- a CDS encoding 1-deoxy-D-xylulose-5-phosphate reductoisomerase gives MKYIALLGSTGSIGRQALEVTDWFPEEFSLIALAAHSNVDLLAQQVKKYQPQVAVIYDEDRYLDLKEQLPFFKGEILTGMEGLIAAATLAQADLVLTAVSGVIGLQPTLQAIAAGKDIALANKETLVAGGSLVMPLAKENGVKILPVDSEHSAVFQCLEAGERIEKILLTASGGPFRTYPREEMKFITPAMALKHPTWQMGPKITVDSATMMNKGLEVIEARWLFDIPFEDITVVVHPQSVIHSMVQYQDGSILGHLGKTDMKIPIQYALTYPRRWRNDLERLDFGKLKEITFAEPDLNKFPCLKLAYEAGQAGGTYPAVLNGANEVLVQKFLHGEIGFMDIPRRIEGILKKHEMIQKPTLDDLLTSDRWAREMLEEVQ, from the coding sequence ATGAAATATATCGCTTTATTGGGCTCCACCGGGTCCATTGGCCGTCAGGCTTTGGAAGTGACGGATTGGTTTCCGGAGGAATTTTCCTTAATCGCTTTAGCGGCCCATTCCAATGTAGATTTATTAGCCCAGCAAGTAAAAAAATATCAGCCTCAGGTGGCGGTGATATACGACGAAGACCGCTACTTAGACCTGAAGGAACAACTGCCCTTTTTTAAGGGAGAAATCCTGACGGGCATGGAAGGCTTAATAGCCGCCGCCACCTTGGCGCAAGCAGATCTGGTCCTTACGGCTGTCTCTGGGGTGATCGGTCTTCAGCCTACTTTGCAGGCGATTGCCGCGGGGAAGGATATCGCCCTGGCCAACAAAGAAACCTTGGTGGCGGGAGGTTCCCTGGTGATGCCTCTGGCCAAAGAAAATGGGGTAAAGATTCTCCCTGTAGACAGCGAGCACTCTGCTGTTTTTCAATGTCTGGAGGCAGGGGAGAGAATTGAAAAAATTCTTCTCACCGCCTCCGGAGGGCCTTTTCGCACATATCCCCGGGAGGAAATGAAATTCATCACCCCGGCCATGGCTTTAAAGCACCCCACCTGGCAGATGGGACCGAAGATCACAGTTGATTCCGCCACCATGATGAATAAGGGACTGGAGGTCATTGAGGCCCGGTGGCTTTTTGACATCCCTTTTGAAGATATAACCGTGGTGGTTCATCCCCAAAGTGTGATCCATTCTATGGTCCAATATCAGGACGGATCAATTTTAGGTCATTTGGGCAAGACGGATATGAAGATTCCGATTCAATATGCCCTCACCTATCCCCGACGTTGGCGGAACGATTTAGAGCGCCTGGATTTTGGCAAGCTGAAAGAGATTACCTTTGCAGAGCCGGATCTTAATAAATTTCCCTGCCTTAAACTGGCCTATGAAGCAGGGCAGGCGGGAGGTACTTATCCAGCGGTGCTGAATGGGGCCAATGAGGTATTGGTACAAAAATTCCTGCACGGGGAGATCGGCTTTATGGATATTCCCCGGCGTATTGAGGGTATTCTAAAGAAACATGAGATGATCCAAAAGCCCACCTTGGATGATCTCTTGACATCTGATCGGTGGGCACGGGAAATGTTAGAGGAGGTTCAATAA
- the rseP gene encoding RIP metalloprotease RseP, translated as MSILWSIIIIGILILVHEFGHFVTAKKNDVQVDEFSLGMGPKLFDIEKGDTVYTLRILPIGGYVRMAGMDEGEKDGEGEKESFVSGDDPRGFNKKTVLQRMSIIFAGPLMNFVAAIVFFIIAYMGVGTPSNENVVGQVLPDQPAALAGLETGDRVTAINGQAIGTWEEMVKIIHQSPDQELTMTVNRGEEIKIFRVVPERDPESEIGLIGVTTSMEKKGFLEAASLGVTQTYEFTKLLIMSIVQMITGVIKPDLAGPVGIVSMVGEVSRLGIGSILTFAGILSINLGLINLFPIPALDGSRLVFLALEGLRGRPLAPEKENFIHLIGFVLLMGLMLMVTYQDILRLFQ; from the coding sequence ATGTCAATCCTCTGGTCCATAATTATTATCGGAATTTTGATTTTGGTCCATGAATTCGGCCATTTTGTTACGGCCAAGAAAAATGATGTGCAGGTAGATGAATTTAGCTTAGGCATGGGACCGAAGCTTTTTGATATTGAAAAAGGGGACACGGTCTATACCTTACGCATCTTGCCCATCGGGGGCTATGTACGCATGGCGGGAATGGATGAGGGGGAAAAGGATGGGGAGGGGGAGAAAGAATCTTTCGTCAGCGGAGACGATCCCCGGGGTTTTAATAAAAAAACCGTACTCCAGCGCATGTCCATTATTTTTGCCGGACCCCTGATGAATTTTGTGGCGGCGATTGTGTTTTTTATCATTGCTTATATGGGGGTAGGCACTCCTTCCAATGAAAATGTGGTGGGTCAGGTCCTGCCCGACCAGCCCGCCGCACTTGCGGGATTGGAGACGGGAGACCGGGTGACGGCCATTAACGGCCAGGCGATTGGCACCTGGGAAGAAATGGTAAAGATCATACATCAGAGCCCGGATCAGGAATTGACCATGACCGTAAACCGAGGTGAGGAAATCAAAATCTTCCGGGTTGTGCCGGAGCGGGACCCGGAGAGTGAGATCGGTCTCATCGGTGTGACCACCTCCATGGAGAAAAAAGGCTTTTTGGAGGCGGCTTCCCTGGGTGTTACCCAAACCTATGAATTTACCAAACTCCTGATTATGTCCATCGTGCAAATGATTACCGGGGTTATCAAACCGGATTTAGCCGGCCCCGTAGGCATCGTTTCCATGGTGGGAGAGGTATCCCGGCTTGGCATCGGCAGTATCTTAACTTTTGCCGGTATTTTAAGCATCAACCTGGGACTGATTAATCTGTTTCCCATCCCTGCTTTGGACGGCAGCCGGTTGGTCTTTCTGGCCCTGGAAGGCTTGCGGGGGCGTCCCCTGGCCCCGGAAAAGGAAAATTTCATTCATTTGATTGGATTTGTCCTATTGATGGGTTTGATGCTCATGGTCACCTACCAGGATATTCTGCGTTTATTCCAGTAA
- the ispG gene encoding flavodoxin-dependent (E)-4-hydroxy-3-methylbut-2-enyl-diphosphate synthase: MKRRKTRQIQVGAVAIGGDAPISIQSMTNTDTRDVAATVAQIKRLEEAGCDIVRCAVPDREGVEALPRILEGIKIPLIADIHFDYRLALGAIAAGVQGLRLNPGNIGGQERVQKVVQAAAARDIPIRIGVNGGSLEKELLEKYGHPTPEALVESAMGHVGILENLHYNMIKISLKSSSIPLMLAAYRLLAEKTDYPLHLGVTEAGTLKKGSIKSAVGIGALLAEGIGDTIRVSLTGDPVEEIFVAREILRTLDLRKEGIEFISCPTCGRTQIDLIAIAEQVEESLKGMHVPFPITVAVMGCVVNGPGEAREADFGIAGGKGAGLLFKKGEVIKKLPEDQLVQALIAEIRHFCQEGHR; the protein is encoded by the coding sequence ATGAAAAGAAGAAAAACCCGGCAAATTCAAGTAGGTGCAGTAGCCATTGGGGGGGATGCCCCCATCTCCATCCAGTCCATGACCAATACAGATACCCGGGATGTGGCCGCTACTGTAGCTCAGATTAAAAGGCTGGAGGAGGCGGGCTGTGACATTGTGCGCTGTGCCGTCCCGGATCGGGAAGGGGTGGAAGCCCTGCCCCGGATCCTGGAGGGAATTAAGATCCCTCTGATTGCTGATATCCATTTTGATTACCGCCTGGCCCTGGGAGCGATTGCCGCCGGGGTACAGGGCTTACGGCTGAATCCCGGGAATATCGGAGGGCAAGAACGGGTGCAAAAGGTCGTTCAAGCGGCAGCGGCAAGAGATATTCCCATTCGTATCGGTGTCAACGGAGGTTCCTTGGAGAAGGAGCTTTTGGAGAAGTATGGTCATCCCACTCCGGAGGCTTTAGTAGAAAGTGCCATGGGACATGTTGGCATCCTGGAGAATTTGCATTATAATATGATTAAAATTTCTTTAAAATCCTCCTCCATTCCTTTGATGCTGGCAGCCTACCGGCTGCTGGCGGAAAAGACGGACTATCCCCTGCATTTGGGGGTTACGGAGGCGGGTACCCTGAAAAAAGGCAGTATTAAATCAGCTGTGGGCATCGGAGCCTTGTTGGCGGAAGGTATCGGCGATACGATCCGGGTTTCTTTAACCGGGGATCCGGTAGAGGAAATCTTTGTAGCCCGGGAAATTCTACGCACCCTGGATCTCAGAAAAGAAGGGATTGAATTTATCTCCTGCCCTACCTGCGGCCGCACTCAGATTGACCTGATTGCCATTGCGGAGCAGGTGGAAGAAAGCTTAAAGGGCATGCATGTCCCCTTTCCCATCACCGTGGCCGTGATGGGCTGTGTCGTAAACGGCCCCGGAGAAGCCAGGGAAGCCGATTTTGGCATTGCCGGAGGGAAGGGCGCAGGTCTCCTTTTTAAAAAGGGCGAGGTGATCAAAAAACTTCCCGAGGATCAGCTGGTGCAGGCCCTGATCGCGGAAATACGTCACTTTTGCCAGGAGGGACATAGATAA
- a CDS encoding proline--tRNA ligase: protein MKASQMFAPTLREVPAEAEIVSHQLLMRSGMLRKTASGVYTYMPLAWRTMKKIMDIIREEMDAAGCQELMLPIVHPAELWQQSGRWQVYGDELWRLKDRHGRDFCLGPTHEEVITDLVSGDVKSYKQLPLRLYQIQNKYRDERRPRFGLMRGREFIMKDMYSFDRDEEGLEESYRLMHQAYTNVFTRCGLDFRPVAADSGAIGGDTSQEFMVLAESGEAGIIYCTSCTYAASTEIAAAYLDKTPSQEIPEALEEVYTPDCKTMEALTAFLGVPLEKTLKTLCYMADEKFVMVLLRGDRMVNEIKVKNRIGCLELNMAGNEEIRKHIGSPAGYLGPVGVHNIRIIVDQEVPYLANLVGGANKDQYHLKNVNPGRDFPIDDVADVRLVEAGELCPQCRQELAFARGIEAGQIFKLGTKYSESMGAKYLDDNGKEQLMVMGCYGIGVGRTMAAAIEQNHDQDGIVWPLAIAPYHVVVVPVSDKDPDQMAAAEKLYQELTRARVEAVLDDRKERPGVKFKDADLIGYPFRVTIGPKALAEGKGEVKLRSVGKVEMVALDEIVPLILEKMKKHM, encoded by the coding sequence ATGAAAGCTTCACAAATGTTTGCCCCTACCTTACGGGAGGTTCCCGCTGAGGCGGAAATTGTCAGCCATCAACTGTTAATGCGTTCCGGCATGCTGCGCAAAACAGCGTCCGGTGTTTATACATACATGCCCTTGGCCTGGCGCACCATGAAAAAAATTATGGATATCATTCGGGAGGAAATGGACGCTGCCGGGTGTCAGGAATTAATGCTGCCCATTGTTCACCCGGCGGAGCTATGGCAGCAGTCCGGGCGCTGGCAGGTTTACGGAGATGAATTATGGCGCTTAAAAGACCGCCATGGCAGAGATTTTTGTCTGGGACCCACCCATGAAGAGGTGATTACCGATCTGGTGTCCGGGGATGTGAAATCCTATAAGCAGCTTCCTTTAAGGCTTTACCAGATTCAGAATAAATATCGGGATGAACGCCGTCCCCGTTTTGGTTTAATGCGGGGCCGGGAATTTATCATGAAGGATATGTATTCCTTTGACCGGGATGAAGAGGGACTGGAGGAAAGTTACCGCCTGATGCACCAGGCTTATACCAATGTCTTCACCCGCTGCGGACTGGATTTTCGTCCTGTGGCGGCGGACAGCGGTGCCATCGGCGGAGATACGAGCCAGGAATTTATGGTGCTGGCGGAATCCGGGGAAGCGGGGATTATTTACTGCACATCATGCACCTATGCCGCCAGTACGGAAATCGCTGCCGCCTATTTGGACAAAACCCCCAGTCAGGAAATCCCTGAAGCCCTGGAAGAGGTTTATACCCCCGATTGCAAGACCATGGAAGCTTTGACCGCATTTTTAGGCGTACCCCTGGAAAAAACCTTGAAAACCCTGTGCTATATGGCAGATGAAAAATTTGTCATGGTCCTGCTCCGGGGAGATCGGATGGTTAATGAAATTAAAGTAAAAAATCGCATCGGCTGCCTGGAGTTAAATATGGCCGGTAATGAAGAAATTCGTAAGCATATCGGTTCTCCCGCCGGTTACTTAGGACCGGTAGGTGTGCATAATATCCGCATCATTGTGGATCAGGAAGTTCCCTATCTGGCCAATCTGGTGGGCGGTGCCAACAAAGATCAGTACCATCTCAAGAATGTGAACCCGGGACGGGATTTCCCCATTGATGATGTGGCGGATGTGCGCCTGGTGGAAGCAGGGGAGCTGTGCCCCCAGTGCCGGCAAGAACTGGCTTTTGCCCGAGGCATTGAAGCGGGTCAGATCTTCAAGCTGGGCACCAAGTACAGTGAATCCATGGGCGCCAAATACTTGGATGATAACGGAAAAGAACAATTGATGGTCATGGGTTGTTATGGTATCGGCGTGGGCCGGACCATGGCAGCGGCCATTGAACAGAATCATGATCAAGACGGCATCGTCTGGCCTTTGGCCATTGCCCCATATCATGTGGTGGTAGTGCCGGTGAGCGATAAGGATCCCGATCAAATGGCAGCGGCGGAAAAACTTTATCAGGAACTGACCCGGGCCCGGGTGGAGGCGGTACTTGATGACCGCAAGGAACGTCCCGGGGTGAAATTTAAGGATGCGGACCTCATCGGCTATCCTTTCCGGGTCACCATTGGCCCCAAAGCTTTGGCTGAAGGAAAAGGGGAGGTTAAGCTGCGCTCGGTTGGGAAGGTGGAAATGGTCGCGCTGGATGAGATTGTGCCCTTGATCTTGGAAAAGATGAAAAAACATATGTAA